A genomic segment from Gracilimonas sediminicola encodes:
- a CDS encoding DUF6538 domain-containing protein translates to MNHLIKRGDRYYYNRRVPKALWDQIDKQLIRISLKTDSKKLAIRKASKVNAEIEAYWNSLLNTNKTHSDERFKEAVNLAKHVGFNYAPVNDLASGSIRDIAKRTSAIKKHEGNPKVVKAVLGTVKKPEITLTRCLEIFWSITKDRVMNKSEKQLRDWRNTRIRAINDLKSLIGDKSIEALTRQDMIEFRDWWIDRIQNEGLRANTANKYLVFIKNIVETVSDHLSLKIDHHLIFKKITLKEKKTKSRKPFDKEYIKSELLNNIKSGDLNDQAKAIVLIMVNTGARPSEITNLEEADIKLDHEIPHIVIRENSLRELKTQYSERRIPLVGCSLEAMKKFPRGFPRYRGKTDSFSNLVNKYLRQHDLSPTERYSLYSLRHGFQDRLTRSGVNDRMQAELMGHKFNRPLYGDGPTLENKVQCLQKICI, encoded by the coding sequence ATGAACCATTTGATAAAAAGAGGCGATAGATACTATTACAATCGACGAGTCCCAAAGGCTCTTTGGGATCAAATTGATAAGCAACTCATTCGCATTTCTCTAAAAACAGACAGTAAAAAATTAGCTATTCGAAAAGCATCTAAAGTTAATGCTGAAATCGAGGCTTATTGGAACTCATTATTGAATACAAATAAAACGCACAGTGATGAACGCTTTAAAGAAGCGGTGAACCTGGCCAAGCACGTCGGCTTTAATTATGCACCTGTAAATGATCTTGCATCAGGTAGTATTCGCGACATTGCAAAAAGAACTTCAGCAATTAAAAAACATGAGGGTAATCCAAAAGTAGTTAAAGCCGTTCTTGGCACAGTTAAGAAACCTGAGATTACTCTAACACGTTGTTTAGAGATATTCTGGTCTATTACGAAAGACCGGGTCATGAATAAATCTGAAAAACAACTACGTGACTGGCGTAATACTAGGATTAGAGCGATTAATGATCTTAAATCACTGATTGGAGACAAAAGTATCGAGGCTCTAACTCGTCAGGATATGATTGAATTTAGAGACTGGTGGATTGACCGCATCCAAAATGAGGGATTAAGAGCAAATACAGCCAATAAATATCTTGTCTTCATTAAGAATATTGTTGAGACCGTTTCAGATCATTTGAGCCTAAAAATTGACCATCACCTGATTTTCAAGAAAATCACTTTAAAAGAAAAGAAGACAAAAAGCCGAAAGCCCTTTGATAAAGAATATATCAAGAGCGAATTGCTCAATAACATTAAATCTGGTGACCTAAATGACCAAGCTAAAGCAATTGTGCTTATCATGGTAAACACAGGAGCAAGGCCTTCTGAAATTACTAATCTGGAAGAGGCTGATATCAAACTTGACCATGAAATTCCTCATATTGTAATAAGAGAAAATTCACTACGTGAATTGAAGACGCAATATAGTGAACGACGTATTCCTCTTGTTGGATGCTCTTTGGAAGCAATGAAAAAGTTTCCAAGAGGCTTCCCAAGATACAGAGGTAAGACTGACAGTTTTTCGAATTTAGTGAACAAATATCTGCGTCAACATGATTTATCGCCGACAGAGAGATATTCGTTATACTCATTACGTCATGGCTTCCAGGATCGACTAACTCGATCTGGTGTAAATGATAGAATGCAAGCTGAACTTATGGGTCACAAATTCAATCGCCCTCTTTACGGAGATGGCCCTACTTTAGAAAACAAAGTCCAATGCCTTCAAAAAATTTGTATCTAA
- a CDS encoding UvrD-helicase domain-containing protein, giving the protein MMSKLNITELTELDTELLGYLSIDKPESFFLFAGAGSGKTRSLVSVLNALKHRYKKKLVLKGQRIGVITYTNGARDEILSRLEYDNLFSVSTIHSFAWSLIQSYQNDIREWLRIDTELRIEELEELISKGREGTKTHADRIKKIESKRVRLENLNSIKKFSYNPNGDNFSRDSVNHTEVIKMCSDFLSDNEMMKEILTQKFPILLIDESQDTNKDLIEALFKVQSEKSKKFSLGLFGDMMQRIYMDGKKDLGKQLPQDWKRPSKKINYRSPKRVIELINKIRSYDDDHIQEAIEEANDGIVRLFVVSGDVDKQEIEKKVMEDMASITEDVLWSGNDAKVKALILEHHMAASRMGFSDFFDPLYASDRLKTGILDGTLPELRFFSDIILPIVKGHRSDDAFKISRVVTRNSPLFKPEIIREKENQTDILEEADLKTKSLISLWEEGNDPTLKSIINKILDSGLFNVPELLKQAFEWSESSEEIEAEAVDFKNVFAFVSAIESPFSQFENYHIYINDDAIFGTHQGVKGLEFPRVMVIMDDEESRGFLFSYEKLFGAKEPTRTDIRNESEGKETSIERTRRLFYVTCSRAKESLAVVAYTNAPEALKEHILNEEWFSEEEIIELSADN; this is encoded by the coding sequence ATGATGAGTAAACTCAACATAACAGAATTAACTGAATTGGATACGGAACTTTTAGGATACCTGAGCATAGATAAGCCAGAGAGCTTTTTCCTTTTTGCGGGTGCTGGTTCCGGTAAAACTCGTTCTCTAGTTTCAGTATTAAATGCATTAAAACATCGCTATAAGAAAAAGTTGGTTTTAAAAGGGCAAAGAATAGGAGTTATAACTTATACAAATGGGGCAAGAGATGAGATCCTGTCACGACTTGAATATGATAACCTTTTCTCGGTCTCAACTATTCATAGTTTTGCCTGGTCATTAATACAGTCATATCAAAACGATATTCGTGAGTGGCTGAGAATAGACACTGAGCTTAGAATTGAAGAGCTAGAAGAATTGATTTCTAAAGGCAGAGAAGGAACTAAAACTCATGCTGACAGAATTAAAAAAATTGAATCAAAAAGAGTTAGACTTGAAAATCTAAACTCAATAAAAAAGTTCAGCTATAACCCCAATGGAGATAATTTTTCAAGAGATTCCGTAAACCATACTGAAGTCATAAAAATGTGTTCCGACTTCTTATCGGATAATGAGATGATGAAAGAGATTCTAACGCAGAAATTTCCAATTCTGTTAATTGATGAAAGTCAGGATACTAATAAAGATCTGATTGAGGCTTTATTTAAGGTACAATCAGAAAAAAGCAAAAAATTTTCTTTGGGTCTATTTGGGGATATGATGCAAAGAATATATATGGATGGAAAAAAGGACTTAGGGAAACAGTTACCCCAAGACTGGAAAAGACCAAGTAAGAAAATAAATTACAGATCTCCTAAAAGGGTAATCGAGTTAATTAATAAAATAAGATCGTATGATGATGACCATATTCAAGAGGCGATCGAAGAAGCAAACGATGGGATAGTAAGGCTTTTTGTTGTTTCTGGAGATGTCGATAAACAAGAAATAGAGAAAAAAGTAATGGAAGATATGGCCTCCATTACAGAAGATGTGCTGTGGTCAGGTAATGATGCTAAAGTTAAGGCTTTAATTTTAGAGCACCATATGGCGGCCAGTAGAATGGGGTTCTCAGATTTTTTTGACCCCTTATATGCATCTGACCGTTTAAAAACAGGAATTCTAGATGGCACACTTCCAGAGTTGAGATTCTTTTCTGACATTATTTTACCAATAGTAAAAGGCCACAGAAGCGATGATGCATTTAAAATATCGAGAGTCGTGACACGAAACTCACCACTTTTTAAACCTGAAATTATACGAGAAAAGGAAAATCAAACCGATATCTTAGAAGAAGCGGACTTAAAAACCAAATCTCTTATCTCCCTATGGGAGGAGGGAAATGACCCAACATTGAAATCTATAATCAATAAAATTCTAGATTCCGGTCTATTCAATGTCCCTGAATTATTGAAACAAGCTTTTGAGTGGAGTGAATCCTCTGAAGAGATTGAAGCGGAGGCAGTTGACTTTAAAAATGTTTTTGCATTTGTTAGTGCCATTGAATCACCTTTTAGTCAGTTTGAAAACTATCATATCTATATTAATGATGATGCAATATTCGGTACTCATCAGGGTGTTAAGGGATTAGAGTTTCCTAGAGTAATGGTTATAATGGATGATGAAGAGTCTAGAGGATTTTTGTTTAGCTATGAGAAACTTTTTGGTGCAAAAGAACCTACGAGGACGGATATCAGAAATGAGTCGGAAGGTAAAGAAACCAGTATAGAGAGAACTCGACGATTGTTTTATGTTACGTGTAGTAGAGCAAAAGAAAGCTTAGCTGTTGTTGCTTACACCAATGCACCGGAGGCTTTAAAAGAGCATATCTTAAACGAAGAATGGTTCTCAGAAGAAGAAATTATTGAATTATCAGCTGATAATTAG
- a CDS encoding AAA family ATPase, which produces MKIDFIEIENFRKLKSCRLSFSEKQTLFVGANNSGKTSAMDALISFLKDKNRFKTKDITLSNWSQINEIGISWATHIEEEEPDLSLDKWHELMPKLDVWLQVKSNEIQYVSNLIPKLSWRGGLLGVRLVIEPKDIEKLYKDYRSSYQDAQKIKESAKSDLKLWPATIWDYLEKKGLISHFNVSAYLLDPDKIEKVDKGNAVLQKLSEDSTPIESNPFEGLIRIDIINAQRGFSDPNDTAQNYGSLSTQLREYFSKHLNPTDKPNVSDIKALETIESAKKIFDETLKESFNSSLTELEELNYPGFGNPNINISSEVKPIDSLNHKSAVQFGLMEDDSDKDNPISLPEIYNGLGYQNLISMVFKLIRYRDDWMKVGKIEAEDFNSLEEIKYEPLHLVLIEEPEAHLHAQVQQVFVRKAYDVLRFNENLRDDEGNDKEGFSTQLVISTHSNHIAHEIDFNSLRYFKRLPSQSKSEAPISVIINLSDTFGEDDETPKFAIRYLKTTHSDLFFADAVILVEGTAERVLLPHFIENHFPKLTSAYISILEIGGSHAHRLRPLIENLGIITLIITDLDSGQKGEKGKLKACVPKHGEDQETQNYTIKNWLPELQKVDELVDLGDDGKVSEDKLVRVAYQTWINLGSKKAPKKIIPYTFEDSLLYQNVEIFQKIDGVGLIKKFKDQLDLDDLETTSKEIFDSLRKGNKGDFALDLLFHQEPSELQVPDYISDGLSWVETSLSNTDFVEEAIKPEANDE; this is translated from the coding sequence GTGAAAATAGATTTTATTGAAATAGAAAACTTTAGAAAATTAAAATCATGCAGATTAAGCTTCTCTGAAAAACAGACTTTATTTGTTGGTGCTAATAATAGCGGTAAAACTTCTGCAATGGATGCACTAATAAGTTTCCTTAAAGATAAAAACCGGTTTAAAACGAAGGATATTACTCTTTCAAATTGGTCACAGATTAATGAAATAGGAATTTCTTGGGCAACTCATATAGAAGAGGAAGAGCCAGACCTTTCATTGGATAAATGGCATGAATTAATGCCAAAATTAGATGTTTGGCTTCAAGTAAAAAGCAATGAAATACAATATGTCAGCAACCTTATACCTAAACTGAGTTGGAGAGGTGGACTATTGGGAGTCAGGCTTGTCATTGAGCCGAAAGATATAGAAAAGCTATATAAAGACTACCGTAGCAGTTATCAAGATGCTCAAAAGATAAAGGAGTCAGCAAAATCAGATTTAAAGCTTTGGCCAGCTACTATTTGGGATTATCTAGAAAAGAAGGGGTTAATTTCACACTTCAATGTTAGTGCATATTTGCTAGATCCAGACAAAATAGAGAAGGTTGATAAAGGCAATGCAGTTCTTCAAAAGCTCAGTGAAGATAGTACACCGATAGAGAGCAATCCTTTTGAGGGACTAATAAGAATAGATATAATAAATGCTCAAAGAGGCTTTTCAGATCCGAATGATACAGCACAGAATTATGGTAGTTTATCAACACAATTAAGAGAATATTTTTCTAAACATTTAAATCCGACTGACAAACCAAACGTATCAGATATAAAAGCATTAGAGACTATAGAAAGTGCGAAAAAAATATTTGATGAGACTCTAAAAGAAAGTTTTAACTCATCTTTGACTGAACTAGAAGAGCTAAACTATCCAGGATTTGGTAATCCAAATATCAATATATCATCCGAAGTTAAACCAATAGATAGTCTTAACCATAAGTCAGCAGTTCAATTTGGTTTGATGGAGGATGATTCTGATAAAGATAATCCAATCAGCTTACCCGAGATATATAACGGACTTGGGTATCAGAATTTAATATCAATGGTATTCAAGTTGATTAGATACCGAGATGATTGGATGAAGGTTGGTAAAATAGAGGCAGAAGATTTTAACTCACTCGAAGAGATAAAATACGAACCACTACATTTAGTGTTAATTGAAGAACCAGAGGCACATTTACATGCACAAGTACAGCAAGTGTTTGTGAGGAAGGCGTATGATGTTCTTAGGTTTAATGAGAATCTTAGAGATGATGAAGGTAATGATAAGGAAGGTTTTAGTACTCAGTTGGTAATAAGTACTCACTCTAATCATATAGCTCATGAAATTGACTTCAATAGCTTACGATACTTCAAGAGATTGCCATCACAATCAAAAAGTGAAGCACCAATTTCAGTCATTATCAATTTATCTGATACTTTTGGGGAGGATGATGAGACCCCAAAGTTTGCGATTAGGTATCTAAAAACTACTCATTCTGATCTATTCTTTGCTGATGCGGTAATTTTAGTTGAGGGAACGGCTGAAAGAGTCTTGTTACCACATTTTATTGAAAACCATTTTCCCAAATTGACATCAGCTTATATTTCAATTTTGGAAATAGGAGGGAGCCATGCTCATAGATTGAGACCATTGATTGAGAATTTAGGAATTATCACTCTTATTATTACTGATTTAGATTCCGGTCAAAAGGGGGAGAAAGGTAAATTGAAGGCATGTGTTCCAAAACATGGAGAGGATCAAGAAACCCAAAATTATACAATAAAAAATTGGTTACCTGAACTACAGAAAGTAGATGAGTTGGTTGATCTGGGAGATGATGGAAAAGTATCTGAAGACAAGTTAGTTAGAGTAGCATATCAAACTTGGATAAATCTTGGTTCCAAAAAAGCCCCCAAAAAGATAATCCCATATACATTCGAAGATTCTTTGCTTTATCAAAATGTAGAAATCTTTCAAAAAATTGACGGGGTTGGACTTATCAAGAAATTCAAAGACCAACTAGACCTTGATGACCTGGAAACTACGAGTAAAGAGATATTCGACTCTCTTAGAAAAGGTAATAAAGGTGATTTCGCCTTGGATTTACTCTTTCACCAAGAGCCTTCTGAATTACAAGTGCCTGACTATATTTCAGATGGTTTGAGTTGGGTCGAAACTAGCCTTAGCAATACGGATTTTGTTGAGGAAGCGATAAAACCAGAGGCTAATGATGAGTAA
- a CDS encoding helix-turn-helix domain-containing protein — translation MNKPEIVYKPKSRQDFLEDVVGDLVRLRHDKGMTQEDLNHRIGVADRLVSKWECGIRTPTSFNLYCWADALDGKLKVVPNPERPIKSKSGQMGFVDYNDTYEITADKNQVAMAA, via the coding sequence ATGAATAAGCCAGAAATCGTCTATAAGCCAAAATCCAGACAGGATTTTTTAGAAGATGTGGTCGGTGACCTTGTTCGACTTAGACACGACAAAGGTATGACCCAAGAAGATTTGAACCATAGGATCGGTGTAGCTGATCGTCTGGTAAGCAAATGGGAATGTGGTATCAGAACCCCCACGTCTTTTAACTTGTACTGTTGGGCTGATGCTTTGGACGGAAAACTAAAAGTAGTTCCTAACCCGGAACGTCCTATTAAATCAAAATCAGGACAAATGGGTTTTGTCGATTACAACGACACATATGAAATTACGGCTGATAAGAACCAAGTGGCTATGGCCGCTTAA
- a CDS encoding JAB domain-containing protein: MSERIDLFKVTEVELVYITDRRDFDRPVVTNPDLAHQIFRENWREGTMELVESFYVMFLDNAKGVKGLAEISKGGATATIVDPKMIFAYAIKSAANSILLAHNHPSGNTKPSSADISLTKRLNEGGKLLGIPVDDHLILTPGGYTSLRNKGLF; this comes from the coding sequence ATGTCAGAGAGAATAGATTTATTTAAAGTCACTGAGGTTGAATTGGTGTATATCACCGACAGACGAGATTTTGATCGCCCGGTTGTAACCAATCCAGATTTAGCCCATCAAATATTTCGTGAGAATTGGCGAGAAGGGACAATGGAGCTAGTAGAGTCCTTCTATGTCATGTTTCTTGATAATGCCAAAGGCGTTAAGGGATTAGCTGAAATATCCAAAGGAGGGGCAACAGCCACAATTGTTGATCCTAAAATGATATTTGCTTACGCCATCAAATCGGCGGCCAATAGCATTTTACTGGCTCACAATCATCCGTCCGGTAACACAAAACCAAGTAGTGCCGATATTAGCCTTACAAAGCGACTGAATGAGGGAGGAAAGCTTTTAGGTATTCCGGTTGATGACCATTTAATACTTACACCTGGTGGCTACACATCGTTGAGAAATAAGGGGTTATTCTAA
- a CDS encoding Eco57I restriction-modification methylase domain-containing protein, producing MNLSELVEKYDAKRDEYLKSDYNETQVRADFLDPFFELLGWDIKNEKNKPTNEREVLLEEPLKGTASENTKKPDYTFRLFSERKFFVEAKKPNVSVETNPENAKQVRRYGFTAKLKVSVLTNFEYLLIYDCSHKVEKDDSHDKALIKTYHYKEYEDKIDEIRALLGHESVYSGQFDKEWQSIEEKINRYNVDDLFLDQINDWRTKLGKEIFEHEPDIEEERLNDYVQSYINRIIFLRVCEDRNLEEYQTLLGFADKKDFEALIKKFNQADKRYNSGLFDQFLSDKIIGNVSSVFWDIIKQLYYPESPYSFSVFSSDILGSIYEIFLTEKLTLKKEGIELVTKPEKVDRDVVTTPGFIIKSILNQTVVPFCKDKSIDEILSSKMADIACGSGAFLIELYQLLNDQLIDLFLKEDKDKLVQTNINTFKLPFETKQEILLNCIYGIDKDYNAVEASKFGLLLKLLEGEDNKSIAVNEPILPDLSNNIKYGNSLISTDDVDDREDFEEINPFNFEGLNFDVIVGNPPYMKSEDMKEFTPKEYPLYKTKYLSSYKQFDKYFVFVERAIEVLKDGGYLGYIIPSKFLKVGAGKKLREYLQNEGYLDRLLSFGANQVFKETTTYTCILIIEKTSSDSFEYNEIQSLTDWKVSKDEIEYQQINTSDLDEEVWILVPPYLIDVYEQINSQSSSLEQIVGSDGVFNGIQTSANRIYIFQPEREDDNYYYFTKNDREWTIEKELTKPYFKTSRGDDSLHTYRPFKPNARVFYPYRKTDTGVSLVDLDEIEDRFPKAFEYISHYKEDLEDRDIKPEPETDNEWYRYGRHQSLDKCGLPQKIIVGVLSQGDKYAIDYHGTLISSGGTAGYCVVSLPEESNYSIYYIQALLNSKYLEWYSALIGEVFRGGFIARGTKVLNKLPIRNINFDDENEKELHDKIVELQEDLIKIFTKIDENSRNPRQLDQHRRKFAVVKAELDKKLEELYQLGDEDSLIPMIQDIYATD from the coding sequence ATGAATCTAAGCGAATTAGTAGAAAAATATGATGCTAAAAGAGATGAATATCTGAAATCAGATTATAATGAAACTCAAGTAAGAGCTGATTTTCTAGACCCTTTTTTCGAATTGCTTGGATGGGACATCAAAAATGAAAAAAACAAACCAACAAATGAAAGAGAAGTTCTTTTAGAAGAACCCTTGAAAGGAACAGCTTCTGAAAACACCAAAAAACCAGATTATACTTTTCGACTTTTTTCAGAAAGAAAGTTCTTTGTTGAGGCCAAAAAGCCAAATGTTAGTGTAGAAACCAATCCTGAAAATGCAAAACAAGTTCGTAGATATGGGTTCACGGCTAAGCTAAAAGTCTCGGTACTTACGAACTTTGAATATCTGTTGATTTATGATTGTTCTCATAAAGTTGAAAAAGACGATAGTCATGATAAAGCCCTCATTAAGACATATCACTATAAAGAATATGAAGATAAAATTGATGAGATTAGAGCGTTATTAGGCCATGAATCTGTCTATTCAGGGCAATTTGACAAAGAGTGGCAAAGTATTGAAGAAAAAATAAATCGTTATAATGTCGATGATTTATTTCTAGACCAAATAAATGACTGGCGAACAAAACTTGGTAAGGAAATTTTTGAACATGAACCGGACATAGAAGAAGAACGTCTAAACGATTATGTTCAAAGTTATATAAACCGAATTATATTTTTGCGTGTTTGTGAGGACAGAAACCTTGAAGAGTACCAAACTTTATTAGGATTTGCCGATAAGAAAGATTTTGAAGCTCTGATTAAAAAGTTTAATCAAGCTGATAAAAGATATAATTCAGGGTTATTTGACCAGTTCCTCTCAGACAAAATTATTGGGAATGTTAGCTCAGTATTCTGGGATATTATTAAGCAATTATACTACCCTGAAAGCCCCTATTCATTTTCTGTTTTTTCCTCGGATATACTTGGTAGTATTTATGAGATTTTCCTTACTGAAAAACTCACACTTAAAAAAGAAGGAATTGAACTAGTCACAAAACCTGAAAAAGTTGATCGTGACGTCGTTACTACTCCTGGCTTTATAATTAAATCTATTCTTAATCAGACTGTCGTTCCTTTTTGTAAAGACAAAAGTATTGATGAGATACTATCAAGCAAAATGGCTGATATTGCTTGTGGATCGGGAGCATTTCTTATCGAACTCTATCAGTTACTAAACGATCAGTTGATTGACCTATTTTTAAAGGAAGACAAAGATAAACTAGTTCAAACCAACATAAACACCTTCAAGTTACCGTTTGAGACAAAGCAAGAAATACTACTCAATTGCATCTATGGTATAGATAAAGATTATAACGCAGTCGAAGCATCTAAGTTTGGGCTACTTCTCAAACTTCTCGAGGGAGAAGATAATAAGTCTATTGCAGTTAATGAGCCAATACTACCTGATCTCAGCAACAACATAAAATATGGGAACTCTCTGATCTCTACAGATGACGTGGATGACAGAGAGGATTTTGAAGAGATCAACCCCTTCAACTTTGAAGGTTTAAATTTTGATGTAATCGTAGGTAATCCACCTTACATGAAATCAGAAGACATGAAGGAGTTCACCCCTAAAGAATATCCTCTTTATAAAACCAAATACCTCTCCTCCTATAAGCAATTTGATAAGTATTTCGTTTTCGTAGAGAGAGCAATAGAAGTCTTAAAAGATGGTGGTTATTTAGGGTATATAATACCAAGTAAGTTTTTGAAAGTCGGTGCCGGTAAGAAGTTGCGGGAATATTTACAAAATGAAGGTTATTTAGACAGACTACTCTCTTTTGGTGCAAACCAAGTCTTTAAAGAGACCACTACATATACATGTATTCTAATCATTGAAAAAACTAGTTCTGACTCTTTCGAATACAATGAGATTCAAAGTCTAACTGATTGGAAAGTTTCAAAGGATGAAATTGAGTATCAGCAAATAAATACAAGTGATCTTGACGAAGAGGTTTGGATCTTGGTTCCACCATATCTTATTGATGTTTACGAACAAATAAATTCACAAAGTTCATCACTTGAACAGATAGTTGGCAGTGATGGTGTTTTTAATGGAATTCAAACAAGTGCTAATAGAATATATATTTTCCAACCAGAACGTGAAGACGATAATTACTATTACTTCACTAAGAATGATAGAGAATGGACAATTGAAAAAGAATTGACCAAACCTTATTTCAAAACATCAAGAGGGGATGATAGCCTACACACCTATAGACCATTTAAACCTAATGCTCGGGTCTTTTACCCCTATAGAAAAACAGATACTGGAGTAAGTCTTGTAGATTTAGACGAAATTGAAGATAGATTCCCTAAAGCCTTTGAATATATATCCCATTATAAAGAAGACTTGGAAGACAGAGATATTAAGCCTGAGCCTGAAACAGACAACGAATGGTATAGATATGGGAGACATCAAAGCTTAGATAAATGTGGTCTCCCTCAAAAAATTATTGTTGGTGTTCTTTCTCAGGGAGATAAGTATGCAATAGATTATCATGGAACATTAATATCTTCTGGTGGAACTGCTGGTTACTGTGTTGTGTCATTACCAGAAGAATCAAATTATTCAATTTACTACATACAAGCCCTTTTAAACTCAAAGTATCTAGAATGGTATTCAGCGCTCATCGGCGAAGTATTTAGAGGGGGATTTATTGCCCGGGGTACAAAGGTTTTAAACAAACTACCTATTAGAAATATTAACTTTGATGATGAAAATGAAAAAGAATTACACGACAAAATTGTAGAGTTACAGGAAGACTTAATAAAGATATTCACTAAGATAGATGAGAATTCACGAAATCCTAGACAACTAGACCAACACAGAAGAAAATTTGCAGTAGTAAAAGCCGAACTTGATAAGAAACTTGAAGAGCTTTATCAATTAGGAGACGAAGATTCACTCATACCTATGATACAAGATATTTATGCAACTGATTAA
- a CDS encoding class I SAM-dependent methyltransferase — translation MQLIKNASEEKLRGGFYTPEEIASFILKWAMNGSDNYSILEPSCGDGVFLKCLLKDSYQFENITAVEFNPSEAEKAAKIELPNKEVINEDFHVFCNETKDKYDLVIGNPPYIRYQYFAEEQQKQAEKIFTKAGLKYSKLTNAWVSFVVGSTLLLKDEGKIAFVVPAELLQVSYAQQLREFLAREYNKINIVSFEKLVFPDIQQEVLLLLCEKNKTDKHRIEHLEVKDASSLAKLDVKRLKSPKKKIDFENNKWTFYFLDQEEIDFLENVASSKKIPKIGDYAKVQVGITTGANSYFTVPLDTVQKYDLHDFAKPMVGRSVQVDSVIFNTVDWNKNREKDVRAHLLVFPPEKQLNGHDGAREYIKKGESDDVHTGYKTSIRDDWFVIPSVKLSDALFIRRNHLFPRLIANQAKAYTTDTMHRVFLDKKTKIKPFVASFYNSLSLAFSEISGRSHGGGVLELMPSETESVLLPYDESHEEFLDKIDSMMRSDASIDSILEFTDKKILHDGYGLSKKEIKLANSIWKKLSNRRLNRKH, via the coding sequence ATGCAACTGATTAAAAACGCATCTGAGGAAAAGCTTAGAGGTGGTTTTTATACCCCGGAAGAAATTGCTTCATTTATTTTAAAATGGGCAATGAACGGTAGTGACAATTATTCAATACTAGAGCCAAGTTGTGGGGACGGTGTTTTTCTTAAATGCTTGCTAAAGGATTCCTATCAATTTGAAAACATCACAGCGGTTGAATTTAATCCCTCAGAAGCAGAAAAAGCCGCAAAAATTGAGTTGCCAAATAAAGAAGTTATAAATGAAGACTTCCATGTTTTTTGTAATGAAACAAAAGATAAATATGATTTGGTAATAGGCAATCCACCATACATACGCTACCAATACTTCGCTGAAGAGCAGCAAAAGCAAGCAGAAAAGATATTCACAAAAGCAGGGCTTAAGTATTCTAAGTTAACAAATGCTTGGGTCTCATTTGTTGTAGGATCTACACTCTTGTTAAAAGATGAGGGTAAGATTGCTTTTGTAGTTCCTGCTGAACTTCTGCAAGTATCATATGCCCAGCAACTAAGAGAATTCCTAGCACGTGAATACAACAAAATAAATATAGTTTCATTTGAGAAGCTTGTCTTTCCAGATATTCAGCAAGAAGTATTGTTGCTGTTATGTGAGAAAAACAAAACTGACAAACATAGAATAGAGCATCTTGAAGTAAAAGACGCTTCTTCTTTGGCCAAATTAGATGTCAAACGATTAAAAAGTCCAAAAAAGAAAATTGATTTTGAGAATAATAAATGGACTTTCTATTTCCTTGACCAAGAAGAGATCGACTTCTTAGAAAATGTAGCGAGCTCAAAAAAAATCCCAAAAATTGGTGATTATGCAAAAGTCCAGGTTGGGATTACTACAGGCGCAAATTCTTATTTTACTGTCCCACTCGATACAGTCCAAAAATATGATCTTCATGATTTCGCAAAACCAATGGTGGGAAGAAGTGTCCAAGTTGATAGTGTAATATTTAATACTGTTGATTGGAATAAAAATAGAGAAAAGGACGTAAGAGCTCATCTATTAGTATTTCCACCAGAGAAACAATTGAATGGCCATGATGGGGCTAGAGAGTATATTAAAAAAGGTGAGTCAGATGATGTTCACACAGGTTACAAAACAAGTATAAGAGATGATTGGTTTGTTATCCCATCGGTGAAACTTTCAGATGCATTGTTCATAAGAAGGAACCATCTATTCCCGAGATTGATAGCCAATCAAGCCAAAGCATACACAACAGATACTATGCATCGTGTTTTTTTAGATAAAAAAACGAAGATTAAACCCTTTGTCGCTAGTTTTTATAATTCATTATCTCTTGCTTTTTCTGAAATTTCTGGTCGTTCGCATGGTGGGGGTGTTCTTGAACTAATGCCTAGTGAAACTGAAAGTGTTCTATTGCCCTATGATGAGTCACATGAAGAATTTCTAGACAAAATCGACTCAATGATGAGATCAGATGCTTCTATTGATTCCATTTTAGAGTTTACTGATAAGAAAATTCTTCATGATGGATACGGCCTTAGTAAAAAGGAAATCAAGTTGGCCAATAGTATTTGGAAGAAGCTTTCTAACAGAAGATTGAACAGGAAACATTAA